One segment of Fimbriiglobus ruber DNA contains the following:
- a CDS encoding DUF1592 domain-containing protein — translation MYRLLPLCLLVIAAFATPAAAADKDFDKLIKPFLERHCVSCHGEAKAKGDLRVDNLQPDFTSPKTAGRWEEIMGRVNSGDMPPKDKPRPPGDEVARVSEWVTGQLAEAEAARQAAGSEKVALRRLSREEYANTIRDLLGVTFDATDPTGLPEDPDWHGFQRIGSVLTLSPAHVEKYLAAAEAALNEALPVGPQPKREVIRWGAFDLRGGSWKKYEKEYQARGIADKVRADIVPNNGALDDYTLHVKATGDYLVRIKLSGLRPEGGRAPRLRLYDATIGRLLFERDIEAPENAPVTIEFRAHLPAGTHNIRLMNAVPGPNPEDRRSRSSEVPNAFTGLRSRVPWQIKFTDDDGKAIVPFLLVDFIEWDGPVVESWPTPAYKQIFFGGESTAKDLAYARQIVARFAERAWRRPARPAEVDRLVALVEKAQKLGDNFEAAVKTALLAVLTSKGFLYLEEGSVAAPSPHLTDWELASRLSYFLWSSMPDQRLFDLARDGKLHQSEVIRAEVRRMLADPKAAAFGESFPRQWLQLRKVGMFAPDRTLYPEYDEYLEKSMIAETTSFFREVLARNAGLREFLDSDWTMLNERLATHYGIAGVSGEEMKRVTLTPDQHRGGLLTHASVLSLTSDGTRHRPVHRGVWVLESIVNRPPPPPPANVPALGTPSAKARKTTVREKLELHRADANCAGCHQRIDPLGLAFDNYDAIGRWRAVETVRDGTGADPKLDASGELIDGRKFADAAGLKRLLVDDADKFAAAFADKLATYALRRAMTFRDRAELKRLTEQAKPDGYKLATLIESFVASELFLKR, via the coding sequence GTGTACCGCCTTCTCCCGCTCTGTCTCCTCGTGATCGCCGCTTTCGCTACTCCGGCCGCCGCGGCCGACAAGGATTTCGACAAGCTCATCAAGCCTTTCCTCGAACGGCATTGCGTGAGCTGCCACGGTGAGGCCAAGGCCAAGGGTGACCTGCGCGTCGACAACCTCCAGCCGGACTTCACCTCGCCCAAGACCGCCGGCCGGTGGGAAGAGATCATGGGCCGCGTCAACAGTGGCGACATGCCGCCCAAGGACAAGCCGCGGCCACCGGGTGATGAGGTGGCGAGGGTGTCGGAGTGGGTCACGGGGCAACTCGCGGAAGCCGAGGCCGCCCGGCAGGCAGCGGGCTCGGAAAAGGTCGCCCTCCGCCGGCTCTCCCGCGAGGAGTACGCGAACACGATCCGCGACCTGCTCGGCGTGACCTTCGACGCCACCGACCCGACCGGCCTCCCCGAAGACCCGGACTGGCACGGGTTCCAGCGGATCGGGTCGGTCCTGACGCTGTCGCCGGCCCACGTGGAGAAGTACCTCGCGGCGGCCGAGGCGGCCCTCAACGAAGCGCTGCCGGTCGGCCCGCAACCGAAACGGGAAGTGATCCGCTGGGGGGCGTTCGACCTACGCGGGGGGAGCTGGAAGAAGTACGAGAAGGAATACCAGGCCCGCGGCATCGCGGACAAGGTCCGGGCCGACATCGTGCCGAACAACGGCGCCCTCGACGATTACACACTGCACGTGAAAGCGACGGGCGATTACCTCGTACGCATCAAGCTCAGCGGCCTACGACCCGAGGGCGGCCGGGCGCCGCGCTTGCGGCTCTACGACGCGACCATCGGCCGCCTCCTGTTCGAGCGTGATATTGAAGCGCCGGAGAACGCTCCGGTCACGATCGAGTTCCGCGCCCACCTGCCCGCGGGCACCCACAACATCCGGCTCATGAACGCCGTCCCGGGGCCGAACCCGGAAGACCGCCGCTCGCGGTCGAGCGAGGTGCCGAACGCCTTCACGGGCCTGCGGAGCCGCGTCCCCTGGCAGATCAAGTTCACCGACGATGACGGCAAGGCGATCGTCCCGTTCCTGCTGGTCGACTTCATCGAGTGGGACGGCCCCGTTGTCGAATCGTGGCCGACCCCGGCGTACAAGCAGATCTTCTTCGGCGGCGAGTCGACGGCCAAGGACCTGGCTTACGCCCGGCAGATCGTCGCCCGGTTCGCCGAGCGGGCTTGGCGACGTCCCGCGCGGCCCGCGGAAGTCGACCGCCTCGTCGCGCTCGTGGAGAAAGCGCAAAAACTCGGCGACAACTTCGAGGCAGCTGTCAAGACCGCGCTTCTGGCCGTCCTCACCTCGAAGGGCTTCCTGTACCTCGAAGAGGGCAGCGTGGCGGCCCCGTCCCCGCACCTCACCGACTGGGAGTTGGCCTCGCGGCTGTCGTACTTCCTCTGGAGTTCGATGCCCGACCAGCGGCTCTTCGACCTGGCCCGCGACGGCAAGCTCCACCAGTCCGAGGTGATCCGGGCCGAGGTCCGGCGGATGCTGGCCGACCCGAAGGCGGCCGCGTTCGGCGAGTCGTTCCCGCGGCAGTGGTTGCAACTGCGGAAGGTGGGCATGTTCGCCCCGGACCGGACGCTTTACCCCGAGTACGACGAGTACCTCGAAAAGAGCATGATCGCGGAGACGACCAGCTTCTTCCGCGAAGTGCTGGCCCGCAACGCCGGCCTCCGCGAATTCCTCGACTCCGACTGGACGATGCTCAACGAACGCCTCGCCACGCACTACGGCATCGCGGGTGTGTCTGGCGAGGAGATGAAACGTGTGACCCTTACCCCCGACCAGCACCGCGGCGGCCTACTCACGCACGCCTCGGTCCTGAGCCTGACGTCCGACGGCACGCGGCACCGGCCGGTCCACCGCGGCGTGTGGGTGCTGGAGTCGATCGTCAACCGGCCGCCCCCCCCGCCGCCCGCGAACGTCCCCGCTCTGGGAACGCCGTCGGCCAAGGCGCGGAAGACGACGGTACGAGAAAAGCTCGAACTGCACCGGGCCGACGCGAACTGCGCCGGCTGCCACCAGCGCATCGACCCGCTCGGCCTCGCCTTCGACAACTACGACGCCATCGGCCGCTGGCGGGCGGTGGAAACCGTCCGCGACGGCACCGGCGCCGACCCCAAGCTCGACGCGAGCGGCGAACTCATCGACGGCCGCAAGTTCGCGGACGCGGCCGGCCTGAAACGGTTACTGGTCGACGACGCCGACAAGTTCGCGGCTGCCTTCGCCGACAAGCTCGCGACCTACGCCCTGCGCCGCGCGATGACGTTCCGCGATCGGGCCGAGTTGAAGCGCCTGACCGAGCAGGCGAAGCCCGACGGGTACAAACTCGCGACGCTGATCGAATCGTTCGTCGCCAGCGAGTTGTTTCTGAAGCGGTGA
- a CDS encoding OsmC family protein, translating to MKITRTGSAAWQGGLKDGRGSLSTESGALKTYPYGFASRFEGVRGSNPEELIGAAHSGCFTMALSMILGEAGLTAEQMDTAAQVTLESVDGGFAITKIHLTLKAKIPGTDQATFSALAAKAKAGCPVSKLFKAEITLDASLV from the coding sequence ATGAAGATCACGAGAACGGGTTCGGCGGCGTGGCAGGGCGGGTTGAAAGACGGCCGCGGCTCCCTCTCTACGGAGAGCGGGGCGCTCAAGACCTACCCCTACGGCTTCGCCAGCCGCTTCGAGGGGGTGCGCGGCAGTAACCCGGAAGAACTGATCGGCGCCGCCCACTCGGGCTGCTTCACGATGGCGCTGTCCATGATCCTGGGCGAAGCCGGGCTGACGGCCGAGCAGATGGACACGGCGGCGCAAGTCACCCTGGAGAGCGTGGACGGCGGCTTCGCCATCACGAAAATCCACCTCACCCTGAAGGCCAAGATCCCGGGCACCGACCAAGCGACGTTCTCCGCGCTGGCCGCCAAGGCCAAGGCGGGCTGCCCGGTCTCCAAGCTGTTCAAAGCCGAGATCACGCTGGACGCGAGTCTGGTTTAA
- a CDS encoding sigma-70 family RNA polymerase sigma factor: protein MEEGRTTAAVQGYLDELAGAPGATAAEPVVSALLGRSVGRLHHLCAALLHRSYPRLTRPPLGLDVDELLGAVVERLIKALRQARPRTVRGFFALANQHIRWELNDLARRLDEQPPPVVVREEIVPAPASSGSTLSPDARRILAAIDALPDDEREALSLVRIQGLTHTEAAGVLEVSAKTVQRRLNRALLLLTEALGDLRPDAPAGEA, encoded by the coding sequence ATGGAGGAAGGTCGAACCACTGCCGCCGTCCAGGGTTATCTGGACGAACTGGCCGGGGCGCCCGGGGCAACGGCCGCCGAGCCCGTCGTCTCGGCCCTACTCGGCCGGTCCGTCGGCCGGCTGCACCACCTCTGCGCCGCGCTGCTCCACCGTAGCTACCCGCGGCTGACCCGCCCGCCCCTCGGGCTCGACGTCGACGAATTACTCGGCGCGGTCGTGGAACGCCTCATCAAAGCCCTCCGGCAGGCCCGCCCGCGGACCGTCCGCGGCTTCTTCGCGCTGGCCAACCAACACATCCGCTGGGAACTGAATGACCTGGCCCGCCGCCTAGACGAACAGCCCCCGCCGGTCGTCGTCCGCGAGGAGATCGTCCCGGCCCCCGCCAGCAGCGGCTCGACCCTCAGCCCGGACGCCCGCCGGATCCTCGCGGCCATCGACGCGCTGCCGGACGACGAGCGCGAGGCGCTGAGCCTGGTCCGCATCCAGGGGCTCACGCACACCGAGGCGGCGGGGGTGCTGGAGGTGTCCGCGAAGACCGTCCAGCGGCGGCTGAACCGCGCCCTGCTGCTCCTCACGGAAGCGCTGGGCGACCTCCGGCCCGACGCGCCGGCCGGGGAAGCATAG